The following are encoded together in the Nymphaea colorata isolate Beijing-Zhang1983 chromosome 14, ASM883128v2, whole genome shotgun sequence genome:
- the LOC116267712 gene encoding protein PELPK1-like: MASSDHGRCAILALLLSLSMLSSHVCLGGRYLLEADETTKAPEEVNPHDQHPFPTIPTLPKLPEFPTLPEPKLPEIPKLPEPKLPEIPKLTEGHDLPEMKFPEIPNPFEHHLPELPKFPEIPEPSLPHELPDVHDLPKPTLPELPHEFPSFPKPTLPEFPYEPTSP, from the coding sequence ATGGCTTCTTCTGATCATGGCCGCTGTGCCATCTTagctcttcttctctctctgtcaATGCTAAGCAGCCATGTATGTTTGGGTGGTCGCTATCTGTTGGAAGCTGATGAAACCACCAAGGCACCAGAGGAGGTGAACCCACATGATCAACACCCTTTCCCGACAATACCAACCTTGCCCAAGCTGCCTGAATTCCCAACTCTGCCGGAGCCTAAACTCCCGGAGATCCCCAAGCTGCCGGAGCCGAAACTCCCCGAAATTCCCAAGTTAACCGAAGGTCATGATCTGCCTGAGATGAAGTTCCCAGAAATCCCCAACCCATTTGAGCATCATCTTCCGGAGCTGCCAAAATTCCCAGAGATCCCCGAGCCATCTCTCCCTCATGAACTTCCAGATGTTCATGATCTGCCTAAGCCTACTCTCCCTGAGTTGCCTCATGAGTTCCCATCTTTTCCCAAGCCAACTCTACCTGAATTTCCTTACGAGCCCACTTCACCATGA
- the LOC116267396 gene encoding uncharacterized protein At4g15545, whose amino-acid sequence MNQGSTYSAGMSTDFHLPDEILAVIPTDPYDQLDLARKITSMAIASRVSKLESEMGRLKQKISEKDLLIYELQDKVSQLERAFQEADARLREALDENTKLSNERDALSIATKKLNRDLSRLETFKRHLMQSLNDDSLSQAETVDIGTCDQSVAKSSTASSLKDDESNGYNANQFKSGLSDATNTFQDTSKYTGTRFSITPYITPRLTPTGTPKIVSTTGSPKVFSAAVSPKRNSGATSPTKSHFDGRPGLPLRYPPSQQSSAPCSPPHGRPLPGRTPRIDGKEFFRQARSRLQYEQFSAFLANIKELNAHRQSREETLRKAEEIFGPDNKDLYLSFQGLLNRSMP is encoded by the exons ATGAATCAGGGTAGCACTTATTCGGCCGGAATGAGTACGGATTTCCATCTGCCCGATGAGATTCTCGCCGTGATCCCCACTGACCCTTACGACCAGCTGGATTTGGCGCGTAAGATTACCTCGATGGCAATAGCGTCTCGGGTGTCGAAGCTCGAATCGGAGATGGGGAGGTTGAAGCAGAAGATCTCTGAGAAGGACCTATTGATTTACGAGCTGCAGGACAAAGTCTCGCAGTTGGAGCGAGCGTTCCAGGAGGCTGATGCCCGTCTGCGTGAAGCACTCGATGAGAAT ACAAAGCTTTCTAATGAAAGGGATGCTTTATCCATCGCCACCAAAAAATTGAACAGAGATTTATCCAGG TTGGAAACATTCAAGAGGCATTTAATGCAGTCATTAAATGACGACAGTTTATCT CAGGCAGAGACAGTTGATATTGGCACTTGTGATCAGTCAGTTGCTAAATCATCAACCGCCTCTTCTTTGAAGG ATGACGAATCCAATGGCTACAATGCAAATCAGTTCAAAAGTGGCCTGTCAGATGCTACAAATACATTTCAAGATA CCTCAAAGTATACTGGTACTAGATTCTCTATAACACCATACATCACTCCACGCCTTACGCCAACTGGGACACCAAAAATTGTATCAACTACTGGCTCCCCGAAAGTCTTTTCTGCAGCTGTGTCTCCAAAAAGGAATTCAGGTGCCACTTCACCTACAAAGTCTCACTTTGATGGGCGACCTGGCTTACCATTACGGTATCCACCAAGTCAGCAGTCCTCTGCACCATGTTCCCCTCCTCATGGCCGTCCTTTACCAG GACGGACCCCTCGGATAGATGGAAAAGAATTCTTCCGACAAGCCAG GAGTCGCCTCCAGTATGAGCAGTTTAGTGCATTTTTGGCAAACATCAAAGAGTTAAATGCACACAGGCAATCTCGTGAG GAAACTTTGAGAAAGgcagaagaaatttttggtccCGATAATAAAGATCTTTACTTGTCCTTTCAAGGGTTACTCAACCGGAGCATGCCTTGA
- the LOC116267811 gene encoding photosystem I reaction center subunit III, chloroplastic yields the protein MALATIPSGLVITPKLSTTTTVSPRLPCISPKFRATCSANSSNGSSATNNFAALALALAVAASPLAAPSDAHADIAGLTPCKESKAFAKREKQSIKKLESSLKLYAPDSAPALALQASIEKTKRRFDNYGKQGLLCGADGLPHLIVSGDQRHWGEFITPGILFLYIAGWIGWVGRSYLIAIRDEKKPAMKEIIIDVPLANRLLWRGFIWPVAALRELVNGELVVDDADVGVGA from the coding sequence ATGGCGCTAGCTACCATTCCCTCTGGCCTTGTCATCACCCCCAAGCTATCCACCACCACGACTGTCTCCCCAAGGCTTCCTTGCATCTCCCCCAAGTTCAGAGCCACATGCTCAGCTAACTCCAGCAACGGCAGCAGCGCCACCAACAACTTCGCCGCACTCGCTCTCGCCCTCGCAGTCGCCGCCTCCCCACTGGCCGCTCCCTCCGACGCCCACGCCGACATCGCCGGCCTCACTCCCTGCAAGGAGTCCAAGGCCTTCGCCAAGCGCGAGAAGCAGTCGATCAAGAAGCTGGAGAGCAGCCTCAAGCTCTACGCCCCTGACTCCGCCCCCGCCCTCGCCCTTCAGGCCTCCATCGAGAAGACGAAGCGCCGTTTCGACAACTACGGCAAGCAGGGGCTGCTCTGCGGCGCCGACGGCCTGCCGCACCTGATCGTCAGCGGCGACCAGCGCCACTGGGGCGAGTTCATCACCCCGGGGATCCTGTTCCTGTACATTGCCGGTTGGATCGGGTGGGTTGGCCGGAGCTACTTGATCGCCATCAGGGACGAGAAGAAGCCGGCCATGAAAGAGATCATCATCGACGTGCCTCTGGCCAACAGGCTCCTCTGGAGAGGGTTCATATGGCCTGTTGCTGCCCTCAGGGAGTTGGTGAATGGGGAGTTGGTGGTCGATGATGCAGACGTGGGTGTGGGGGCTtag